The Longimicrobium sp. DNA segment CGAGCCCCCGGTGCGATCCGCGCCGGGGGCTCGCCAACGACATTCATGGTTGCGCCCACCCGTCCATCCCCCGAATTTGCCGCCCGTCGCGAACGATGCCGCCGCGGGAGTCCGCGAAGGCGGACTTCTTGAAGTTCCAGCCCGGGTTTCAACCCGGGGAACGCCGGCGGCCGCGCCGATACAGGTCTTCCGCGCGAATCCCGCCGGGGGAGTCCGCGAAGGCGGACTTCGGGCCGTTGTCGCCGCGAATTCATTCGCCCGGCCAACCCCGGCGATCGCACTGAATCTCCATCACCACCGGAGCACCCGCTTGCCAGACGAACGCACCGGAACCGTCGCCGTGCTCGGCGCGGGCACCATGGGCCACGGCATTGCGCAGGTCAGCGCGATGGCCGGATACCGCGTCACGCTGCACGACCCGCAGCCGGGCGCGGTGGAGCGCGGCCTGGGCCACGTCGCCGCGAACCTCGCGAAGGGGGTGGAGCGCGGGAAGGTGACCGAGGCCGACGCCGAGGCCTGCCGCGGCCGCCTGGCACCCGCCGCGTCGCTCGAGGACGCCGTGCGCGACGCGTGGCTGGTGATCGAAGCCGCGCCCGAGCAGATGGAGATCAAGGAGCGCATCTTCGCCGACGTGGCCCGCCACGCGCCCGCAGACGCCATCCTCGCCACCAACACCTCGTCGCTCTCCGTCACCCGCATCGCCGCGGCGGCGGGCGCGCCGGAGCGGGTGATCGGGCTGCACTTCTTCAACCCCGTGCACATCATGAAGCTGCTGGAGGTGGTGCGCGGGAGGGAGACGTCGCAGGCCACGCTCGACGCGTCGCTGGAGTACGCGCGCAGGATCGGCAAGGAGCCGATCGTGGTCACCGACACGCCGGGGTTCGCCAGCAGCCGCCTGGGCGTGGTCCTCGGCCTCGAGGCGATGCGGATGGTGGAGCAGGGCGTCGCCACCCCGCAGGACATCGACAAGGCGATGGAGCTGGGCTACAACCACCCGATGGGCCCGCTGAAGCTGACCGACCTCGTCGGCCTCGACGTGCGGCTGGGGATCGCCGAGTACCTGCACCGCGAGCTTGGCGGCGACCAGTACGCGCCCCCCGAGCTCCTCCGCCGCATGGTGGCCGAGGGGAAGCTGGGGAAGAAGAGCGGCGAAGGTTTCTACAAGTGGTGATCAGGGACGCAGGGAGATTCAGGTCTCCCGCGACACCGTCCAGGTGTCATCCTGAGGCCGCCGAGCACCCAACCCGCGTCCGCGATGCAGCTTGCGGCGGCCGAAGGATCTTGCCGCGGACGAGCGAGGCCGGCCTGGCTGCGCGAAGCCGGATCTCGCTCACGCCCGAGTAGATCCTTCGGTCGCGCCCGACATCGGCGCATGTCGCGAGGGAGGTGCAGCGCTCCCTCAGGATGACATCGCAGCGGGGAGCATGGTCCCGAACCGACTCAGCACCCAGCACTCAGCCCTCCTAGACTCCCGTGCCCGACTTCGAAACCATCCGCTTGGACCGCGACGGCGCCGTCGCCATCCTCACCGTCGACCGGCAGGAGAAGCGCAATGCGCTCAGCTCGCGAGTGCGCGCCGAGATCATCGCCACGCTCGACGCGTTGCGCGACGACGACGGCGCGCGCGTGCTGGTGATCACCGGCGCGGGCGACAAGGCGTTCATCGCCGGCGCCGACATCGCCGAGTTTGCCGAGCGCACGCCGCTGGAGCAGCGCGCCGCGATGGCCGGCCGCACCGTGTTCGCCGAGATCGCCGCCTGGCCGAAGCCGGTGATCGCCATGATCAACGGCTTCTGCCTGGGCGGCGGGTGCGAGCTGGCGCTGGCCTGCGACATCCGCGTCGCCGCCGACAGTGCGAAGCTCGGCCAGCCGGAGGTAAACCTGGGGATCATCCCCGGCGGCGGGGGCACGCAGCGGCTGCCGCGCATCGTGGGCACCGGCCAGGCGATGCGGCTGGTTCTCTCCGGCGAGCTCGTCGACGCCGCCGAGGCGCTCCGCATCGGCCTGGTCGACCTGGTCCATCCCGCCGCCGAATTGAGGGAGAAGACGCTGGAGCTCGCCCGGAAGATCGCGGAGAAGTCGCCCGTGGCGCTGCGCATGGCCAAGGCCGCCGTCCGCGCCGCCGGCGAGATGCCGCTGTCCGCCGGCGACGCGTACGAGACCGAGCTCTTCATCACCGCCTTCGCCAGCGACGACCGGCGCGAGGGCGTGGCCGCGTTCCTGGAGAAGCGCCCGCCGCGGTTCACGGGGAAATAGGGGCTGAACGGGGACTCAATCGGCGTGGAAAATGCGGACGCCCGCCCCGTCGGGCCACTCTCCATGCAACGAATGAGCGCAGACCAGACCCTCCTCTCCCCACCCCAACCGGCCGCGGGCGCGGCCGACGGCGCCGAGTGGGACCGGCGCCTCCACGAAGTGACGCAGCAGGCGGTCATCGTCACCGACCCCGACGGCACCATCCGCTCGTGGAACCGCTTCGCCGAAACGCTCTACGGCTGGGCGGCCGGCGAGGTGATGGGCCGCAACATCCTCGACGTGACTCCCACCAGCGCGTCGCGCGAGCAGGGCGCCGAGATCATGGAGCGGCTGCGCACGGGCGAGGCCTGGGCCGGCGACTTCACCGTCCGTCACCGCGACGGCACGCCGCTTATCGTCCACGTCACCGACACCCCGGTGTTCGACGAGCAGGGGCGGCTGAGCGGGATCGTCGGCGTGTCGTACGACGTGACCGTGCGCCGCCAGGCCGAGGAGGAGC contains these protein-coding regions:
- a CDS encoding 3-hydroxyacyl-CoA dehydrogenase family protein, with amino-acid sequence MPDERTGTVAVLGAGTMGHGIAQVSAMAGYRVTLHDPQPGAVERGLGHVAANLAKGVERGKVTEADAEACRGRLAPAASLEDAVRDAWLVIEAAPEQMEIKERIFADVARHAPADAILATNTSSLSVTRIAAAAGAPERVIGLHFFNPVHIMKLLEVVRGRETSQATLDASLEYARRIGKEPIVVTDTPGFASSRLGVVLGLEAMRMVEQGVATPQDIDKAMELGYNHPMGPLKLTDLVGLDVRLGIAEYLHRELGGDQYAPPELLRRMVAEGKLGKKSGEGFYKW
- a CDS encoding enoyl-CoA hydratase-related protein, whose translation is MPDFETIRLDRDGAVAILTVDRQEKRNALSSRVRAEIIATLDALRDDDGARVLVITGAGDKAFIAGADIAEFAERTPLEQRAAMAGRTVFAEIAAWPKPVIAMINGFCLGGGCELALACDIRVAADSAKLGQPEVNLGIIPGGGGTQRLPRIVGTGQAMRLVLSGELVDAAEALRIGLVDLVHPAAELREKTLELARKIAEKSPVALRMAKAAVRAAGEMPLSAGDAYETELFITAFASDDRREGVAAFLEKRPPRFTGK